A stretch of the Streptomyces sp. WMMB303 genome encodes the following:
- a CDS encoding DUF3618 domain-containing protein produces the protein MTQSPHSDGSAPSPAELRAQVEETRRELGETVEALAARADIKAHGQRKTAELKARARHAGETTRGGTLPAAGGAALMAAALFLRHARRKHGGAQSSPAIRQHAAGGRRRLGVHGHRAGPRVHRPGGGSTRRHRPGQRPA, from the coding sequence ATGACGCAGAGCCCCCACAGTGACGGTTCCGCACCGAGCCCGGCGGAGCTGCGGGCCCAGGTGGAGGAGACCCGCCGGGAACTCGGCGAGACCGTCGAGGCGCTGGCGGCGCGCGCGGACATCAAGGCACACGGGCAGCGGAAGACCGCCGAGCTGAAGGCGAGAGCGCGGCACGCCGGGGAGACCACCCGCGGCGGCACCCTGCCGGCCGCCGGTGGCGCGGCGCTGATGGCCGCGGCCCTGTTCCTGCGGCACGCCAGGCGGAAGCATGGCGGAGCGCAGTCCTCACCTGCGATCCGGCAGCATGCGGCCGGGGGCAGGCGGCGCCTCGGCGTGCACGGCCACCGAGCAGGTCCGAGAGTCCACCGGCCTGGAGGAGGGAGCACCCGACGGCACCGTCCTGGACAGCGGCCGGCGTGA
- a CDS encoding phage holin family protein, with amino-acid sequence MTTTHEAPTRSPEAPPRTQESPPREDGPPPRRDAVGEESVGRLVQHASEQISQLMRQELQLAQAEMRQKGKRFGLGGGMFGGAGVLGFVALQALAATVIVALDLVLPLWLAALVVTAALAVVAGTLAVLGKGQIGKATPVKPEGTVQSLKADVAEVKERSHR; translated from the coding sequence ATGACGACGACGCATGAGGCCCCGACCCGGAGCCCCGAGGCCCCGCCCCGGACGCAGGAGTCCCCGCCGCGCGAGGACGGGCCCCCGCCCCGCAGGGACGCGGTCGGCGAGGAATCGGTCGGCAGGCTGGTACAGCACGCGTCGGAGCAGATCTCCCAGCTGATGCGGCAGGAACTGCAACTGGCGCAGGCCGAGATGCGGCAGAAGGGCAAGCGCTTCGGCCTCGGCGGCGGCATGTTCGGCGGAGCGGGGGTGCTGGGCTTCGTCGCCCTCCAGGCCCTCGCGGCCACCGTCATCGTCGCCCTCGACCTGGTGCTGCCGCTGTGGCTCGCGGCCCTGGTGGTGACCGCCGCGCTGGCGGTGGTCGCGGGGACGCTGGCCGTGCTCGGCAAGGGTCAGATCGGCAAGGCGACGCCGGTGAAGCCCGAGGGGACCGTACAGAGCCTGAAAGCGGATGTCGCCGAGGTGAAGGAGAGGTCGCACCGATGA
- a CDS encoding YbjN domain-containing protein: MGDVAAAARAAIERTLNDAELEWESPAEGTYVVTLPGTRKLQTTCSLAVGAHSLSVNAFVVRNPDENHAAVHRWLLERNTKLYGVGYAIDGHGDIYLVGRLPLASVTGEEVDRLLGSVLENADGSFNTLLEMGFADAIRKEYAWRTARGESTRNLDAFTHLTEREG, from the coding sequence ATGGGTGACGTTGCTGCCGCGGCACGTGCGGCGATCGAGCGGACACTGAACGACGCCGAGCTGGAGTGGGAGAGCCCGGCGGAGGGCACGTACGTCGTCACGCTCCCGGGCACCCGGAAGCTGCAGACCACCTGCTCCCTGGCGGTCGGCGCGCACTCCCTCTCGGTCAACGCCTTCGTCGTCCGCAACCCGGACGAGAACCACGCCGCCGTGCACCGCTGGCTCCTGGAGCGCAACACCAAGCTGTACGGCGTCGGTTACGCGATCGACGGGCACGGCGACATCTACCTCGTCGGACGGCTGCCGCTGGCCTCCGTCACCGGCGAGGAGGTCGACCGCCTGCTCGGCAGCGTCCTGGAGAACGCCGACGGCTCCTTCAACACCCTCCTGGAGATGGGCTTCGCCGACGCCATCCGCAAGGAGTACGCCTGGCGCACCGCGCGCGGCGAGTCCACCCGGAACCTGGACGCGTTCACGCACCTGACCGAACGCGAGGGATGA
- a CDS encoding ABC transporter ATP-binding protein: MTVLQARSVVKSYGPTPALRGVGLELAEGEVLAVTGPSGCGKSTLLHCLSGILQPDSGEVRYRGRPLNAYSEADRTRLRRTEFGVLFQFGQLVAEISAAENVALPLLLTGRSRAEARTAALGQLDRLGVADAAEARPGQLSGGQQQRVAAARALVTEPRVLFADEPTGALDQLAGEKLLGELVRTARERGNSVLLVTHAPVVAAYADREVVLHDGVVDPSGLGTGRLGTGAGTGTSL, encoded by the coding sequence ATGACAGTCCTGCAAGCACGCTCCGTCGTGAAGTCCTACGGCCCCACGCCGGCGCTGCGCGGCGTCGGACTCGAACTGGCCGAGGGGGAGGTGCTGGCCGTCACGGGGCCGAGCGGCTGCGGCAAGTCCACCCTGCTGCACTGCCTGTCCGGCATCCTGCAACCCGACTCGGGCGAGGTCCGATACCGCGGCAGGCCGCTGAACGCGTACTCGGAGGCCGACCGGACCCGGCTGCGCCGTACGGAGTTCGGCGTGTTGTTCCAGTTCGGCCAGCTCGTGGCGGAGATATCAGCGGCGGAGAACGTCGCGCTGCCCCTGCTGCTCACCGGACGCAGCCGCGCCGAGGCCCGCACGGCGGCACTCGGCCAACTCGACCGCCTCGGCGTGGCGGACGCCGCCGAGGCCCGGCCGGGACAGCTCTCCGGCGGCCAGCAGCAGCGCGTCGCCGCAGCGCGTGCGCTGGTCACCGAACCCCGGGTGCTCTTCGCGGACGAACCGACCGGCGCCCTCGACCAGCTCGCCGGGGAGAAGCTCCTGGGCGAACTGGTCCGCACGGCCCGCGAGCGGGGCAACAGCGTCCTGCTGGTCACCCACGCCCCGGTCGTGGCCGCCTACGCCGACCGGGAAGTCGTCCTCCACGACGGCGTCGTCGACCCCAGCGGACTCGGCACCGGGCGACTCGGCACCGGCGCGGGGACGGGGACTTCGCTGTGA
- a CDS encoding PadR family transcriptional regulator translates to MSTAAHVLLALLAAGPLHGYDLKKAHDLRFPKAKPMAFGQVYATLARLERDGLVEQVGTDRDGGPDRTLFALTDAGHGALGTWLAAVETPAPYVSSDLLAKVVVALLVADPEQARTWLSAQRRAHTARLRELTALKADPATGLGDVIAADFALTHLDADLRWMQTTLERVTDLHREIHG, encoded by the coding sequence ATGTCCACCGCAGCTCACGTGTTGCTCGCCCTGCTCGCCGCCGGACCGCTACACGGGTACGACCTGAAGAAGGCCCATGACCTGCGCTTCCCGAAGGCGAAGCCGATGGCGTTCGGCCAGGTGTACGCCACCTTGGCGCGGCTGGAACGGGACGGGCTGGTCGAGCAGGTGGGCACCGACCGCGACGGCGGGCCCGACCGGACGCTGTTCGCGCTGACCGACGCCGGACACGGGGCACTGGGCACCTGGCTGGCCGCAGTCGAGACCCCGGCCCCGTACGTGAGCTCCGACCTGCTCGCCAAGGTCGTCGTGGCGCTCCTGGTCGCCGATCCCGAACAGGCCCGCACCTGGCTGAGCGCCCAACGCCGGGCGCACACGGCGCGGCTGCGGGAACTCACCGCCCTCAAGGCGGATCCGGCGACCGGCCTCGGCGACGTGATCGCCGCCGACTTCGCCCTCACCCACCTGGACGCCGACCTGCGCTGGATGCAGACCACGCTGGAACGCGTCACCGACCTCCACCGGGAGATCCACGGATGA
- a CDS encoding FtsX-like permease family protein translates to MSAVLEMRPAVLLRLARAGTRTDTLRVVLTAAGALLGTLALLAALTVAAIGTPLDVTAGSRAQSDQYSSLLLRQPGLRPGVCLAFGLLTLPVLALAGQCARIGAPARDRRLAALRLAGATPRQSTAVVATETGLAALLGACAGFAVHFALRAALDEPNADGRLPLPTDVLPHPAGMTAVLLGIPLLSAASSAVLTRRVVVSPLGVTRRARTRAPRPWPGLLLPAAAAAFTGVGALRPEESGRPGTDSVLVGGGLPLLLLLVGGVCAVLGLVLGTAWISHTAGRILHRFARRAPALLAARRLTADPWHGSRTLSAFLACALVGAGAAAVRATFSALWDAETAAARYEARAGVDDQALTRADPFYLDSMFLVDIAVVTAAVIAVGGLLVALAEAVAARRRTHAALLASGVPRSVLARATLWQTLAPAVPAVLLALSLGAALGRGVMGRQAAAGGHRFRACVAADGCPDALTEANSKAVAIPEMVRTAQIPWAELALQAGGALVLLLAATAGALLFLRSTATVEELRTQ, encoded by the coding sequence GTGAGCGCCGTCCTGGAGATGCGGCCCGCGGTACTGCTGCGGCTCGCCCGCGCCGGAACCCGCACGGACACCCTCCGGGTCGTCCTCACCGCGGCGGGTGCGCTGCTGGGCACCCTCGCCCTGCTCGCCGCGCTGACGGTGGCCGCCATCGGCACACCCCTCGACGTGACCGCGGGCTCCCGCGCGCAGTCGGACCAGTACAGCAGCCTGCTGCTGCGGCAGCCGGGACTGCGGCCCGGGGTGTGTCTCGCGTTCGGTCTGCTGACCCTCCCGGTACTGGCGTTGGCCGGACAGTGCGCCCGCATCGGAGCACCCGCCAGGGACCGGCGGCTGGCCGCGCTGCGGCTGGCCGGAGCGACCCCCCGGCAGAGCACCGCCGTCGTCGCCACCGAAACCGGGCTCGCGGCCCTGCTGGGCGCCTGCGCGGGCTTCGCCGTCCACTTCGCGCTCCGGGCCGCCCTCGACGAGCCGAACGCGGACGGCCGGCTGCCGCTGCCCACCGATGTGCTGCCCCACCCCGCCGGTATGACCGCGGTTCTGCTCGGAATCCCCCTGCTCAGCGCGGCGAGCTCCGCCGTGCTGACGCGCCGGGTCGTGGTGAGCCCCCTGGGGGTGACCCGCCGCGCCCGTACGCGGGCCCCCCGCCCGTGGCCGGGGCTCCTCCTGCCGGCCGCGGCGGCGGCGTTCACCGGGGTGGGCGCGCTGCGCCCGGAGGAAAGCGGCCGGCCGGGAACGGACTCCGTCCTCGTCGGGGGCGGGCTGCCGCTGCTGCTCCTGCTCGTCGGCGGCGTGTGCGCCGTGCTCGGGCTGGTACTCGGCACCGCCTGGATCTCCCACACCGCCGGCCGGATACTCCACCGCTTCGCCCGCCGCGCCCCGGCCCTGCTCGCCGCGCGGCGGCTGACCGCGGACCCCTGGCACGGCAGCCGCACCCTCTCCGCCTTCCTGGCCTGCGCACTGGTCGGCGCCGGTGCGGCGGCCGTCCGCGCCACCTTCTCGGCGCTGTGGGACGCGGAGACAGCGGCGGCGCGCTACGAAGCGCGCGCCGGAGTCGACGACCAGGCACTCACGAGAGCCGATCCGTTCTACCTCGACTCGATGTTCCTGGTGGACATCGCTGTCGTCACCGCTGCGGTGATCGCAGTCGGCGGACTGCTGGTCGCGCTCGCCGAGGCCGTCGCAGCCCGCAGGCGCACCCACGCGGCGCTGCTCGCCTCCGGGGTGCCCAGGAGCGTGCTCGCCCGGGCGACCCTGTGGCAGACCCTCGCCCCCGCGGTACCCGCCGTTCTCCTCGCCCTCTCGCTGGGTGCCGCCCTGGGCCGCGGCGTCATGGGCCGCCAGGCCGCGGCCGGCGGACACCGCTTCCGCGCGTGCGTGGCCGCGGACGGCTGCCCGGACGCACTCACCGAGGCCAACAGCAAGGCGGTCGCGATACCCGAGATGGTCCGCACCGCCCAGATCCCCTGGGCCGAACTGGCCCTCCAGGCCGGTGGCGCACTGGTCCTGCTGCTCGCCGCGACCGCGGGGGCCCTGCTCTTCCTGCGTTCCACCGCGACCGTCGAGGAGCTCCGCACCCAGTGA
- the mshA gene encoding D-inositol-3-phosphate glycosyltransferase, whose amino-acid sequence MSHHVSRLGQRRGGRSALPHQSRPPLLRLTGPRRARRVAMLSVHTSPLHQPGTGDAGGMNVYIVELARQLAAQGTEIEIFTRATTGTLAPTVELAPGVLVRHIDAGPYEGLSKEELPAQLCAFTHGVMQVWAGHRPGYYDLVHSHYWLSGHVGWLAAQRWGVPLVHAMHTMAKVKNAALADGDTPEPPARVIGETQIVRAADRLVANTDEEAGDLVHHYEAPRDRTAVVHPGVNLDRFRPADGRAAARARLGLPQDALIPLFAGRIQPLKAPDVLLRAVARLVDEDPSLRRRMVVPVVGGPSGSGLAKPEGLQKLAARLGIADLVAFRPPVGQEQLADWYRAASVLVMPSYSESFGLVAVEAQACGTPVVAAAVGGLPVAVRDGVSGYLVAGHDPAEYARALRRFADDPHLPDRLGTAAARHAQGFGWAAAAGSTAEVYAAALQERRRRLRSPHG is encoded by the coding sequence GTGAGCCACCACGTGTCCCGGCTCGGTCAGCGGCGCGGCGGACGCTCCGCCCTCCCGCACCAGTCCAGGCCCCCGCTGCTGCGCCTGACCGGCCCGCGCCGGGCCCGCCGGGTGGCGATGCTCAGCGTCCACACCTCTCCGCTCCACCAGCCGGGCACCGGCGACGCGGGCGGCATGAACGTCTACATCGTCGAACTGGCGCGGCAGCTCGCAGCACAGGGCACCGAGATCGAGATCTTCACCCGCGCCACGACCGGCACCCTGGCTCCCACCGTCGAGCTGGCCCCCGGCGTCCTCGTGCGGCACATCGACGCCGGCCCCTACGAGGGCCTCTCCAAGGAGGAGCTGCCCGCGCAACTGTGCGCCTTCACGCACGGAGTGATGCAGGTGTGGGCCGGTCACCGGCCCGGCTACTACGACCTGGTGCACTCCCACTACTGGCTGTCCGGGCACGTCGGCTGGCTGGCGGCCCAGCGCTGGGGCGTGCCACTCGTGCACGCCATGCACACCATGGCCAAGGTCAAGAACGCCGCCCTCGCCGACGGCGACACCCCCGAGCCGCCCGCCCGCGTCATCGGCGAGACCCAGATCGTGCGCGCCGCCGACCGCCTGGTCGCCAACACCGACGAGGAGGCGGGCGACCTCGTCCACCACTACGAGGCACCCCGCGACCGCACCGCCGTCGTCCACCCCGGCGTCAACCTCGACCGCTTCCGGCCCGCGGACGGCCGCGCCGCCGCCCGGGCCAGGCTCGGCCTGCCCCAGGACGCGCTCATCCCCCTCTTCGCCGGCCGCATCCAGCCGCTCAAGGCCCCCGACGTGCTGCTGCGCGCGGTCGCCCGGCTGGTGGACGAGGACCCCTCGCTGCGCCGCCGGATGGTGGTGCCCGTGGTGGGCGGGCCCAGCGGCAGCGGGCTCGCCAAGCCGGAAGGGTTGCAGAAGCTCGCCGCCCGGCTGGGCATCGCCGACCTGGTCGCCTTCCGCCCCCCGGTCGGCCAGGAACAGCTCGCCGACTGGTACCGGGCCGCCTCCGTGCTGGTCATGCCGTCCTACAGCGAGTCCTTCGGGCTGGTCGCCGTCGAGGCCCAGGCGTGCGGCACCCCCGTGGTGGCCGCCGCCGTCGGCGGGCTCCCGGTCGCCGTGCGGGACGGCGTCAGCGGCTACCTGGTCGCCGGACACGACCCCGCCGAGTACGCCCGCGCCCTGCGCCGCTTCGCCGACGACCCGCACCTCCCGGACCGGCTCGGCACCGCCGCCGCCCGGCACGCGCAGGGCTTCGGCTGGGCCGCCGCCGCCGGGTCCACCGCCGAGGTGTACGCCGCCGCGTTGCAGGAGCGGCGCCGTCGCCTACGATCGCCGCATGGGTGA
- a CDS encoding GNAT family N-acetyltransferase, whose product MLSWRRLDEGDFPLLRAWLAQPHVARWWHHETSPEAVARDFGPAARGEEPSEDWLVLLDGRPLGLVQRCFLADYPDCRAELATVTEVPGRALTLDYLIGEPGLTGRGLGPELIRSALGRAWTDHPDATCAVIPVQAANRPSWRALEKAGLHRVAEGELTPDNPADDRRHIIYRIDRPAAGPA is encoded by the coding sequence GTGCTGAGCTGGCGGCGTCTCGACGAAGGCGACTTTCCGCTGCTGCGGGCCTGGTTGGCGCAGCCGCATGTGGCCCGCTGGTGGCACCACGAGACCTCACCGGAGGCGGTGGCACGGGATTTCGGTCCCGCGGCCCGCGGTGAGGAGCCGTCCGAGGACTGGCTGGTCCTGCTCGACGGCAGGCCGCTGGGTCTGGTGCAGCGGTGCTTCCTGGCCGACTACCCGGACTGCCGGGCCGAGTTGGCGACGGTCACCGAGGTGCCCGGGCGAGCGCTGACCCTCGACTACCTGATCGGGGAACCCGGACTGACCGGTCGCGGCCTCGGGCCCGAGTTGATCCGTTCCGCTCTCGGCCGGGCGTGGACGGACCACCCGGATGCCACCTGTGCCGTGATCCCGGTACAGGCCGCCAACCGGCCGTCCTGGCGAGCCCTGGAGAAGGCAGGGCTGCATCGGGTCGCCGAGGGCGAGCTGACCCCGGACAATCCGGCCGACGACCGTCGCCACATCATCTATCGCATCGACCGGCCGGCAGCCGGACCGGCTTGA
- a CDS encoding GPP34 family phosphoprotein, whose amino-acid sequence MPAPTLAEDFLQLILDDDSGKRVVGRLEATRGLAGAVLVDLVQAGRVAQAEEEDDERTGRFVVRDASPTGDPVWDEALERLGDKPRTGRRAVEKLVKGAETAVRERLVERGVVRQEEPSVLGVFPTKRWPASDSRHEEQLMQRIESVLAGGAVPDQRTADLIALLHAVRAAHKVIDGDRKTLKARAEEIAEDNPGGDAVRRAVHAVRAVVVTVATSGAGV is encoded by the coding sequence ATGCCCGCACCCACCTTGGCGGAGGACTTCCTCCAGCTGATCCTCGACGACGACTCCGGCAAGCGGGTCGTCGGCCGCCTGGAGGCCACCCGCGGCCTCGCGGGCGCCGTCCTCGTCGACCTCGTACAAGCGGGGCGAGTGGCGCAGGCCGAGGAAGAGGACGACGAGCGGACCGGACGTTTCGTGGTCCGCGACGCCTCCCCGACCGGGGACCCGGTGTGGGACGAGGCGCTCGAGCGGCTGGGCGACAAGCCGCGCACCGGACGCCGCGCCGTGGAGAAGCTGGTGAAGGGGGCTGAGACCGCGGTACGCGAACGTCTGGTCGAGCGGGGGGTCGTGCGCCAGGAAGAGCCTTCCGTCCTCGGCGTCTTCCCCACGAAACGCTGGCCGGCGTCGGACTCACGGCACGAGGAACAGCTCATGCAGCGCATCGAGAGTGTCCTGGCGGGTGGCGCGGTTCCCGATCAGCGCACCGCCGACCTGATAGCGCTGCTGCATGCCGTTCGGGCGGCGCACAAGGTCATCGACGGTGATCGGAAGACACTGAAGGCGCGTGCCGAGGAGATCGCCGAGGACAACCCCGGCGGGGACGCCGTGCGGCGGGCCGTGCACGCCGTGCGGGCCGTGGTGGTCACCGTGGCCACCAGCGGAGCCGGCGTCTGA
- a CDS encoding class I SAM-dependent methyltransferase, with amino-acid sequence MPPRPPVPSRPVGTVTRGTTNPNRLRRMDRWIAAAHGPALRRSPAPPVAVDLGYGAAPWTAVELLERLRAVRGDARVYGVEIDPARVAAAHPYARPGLAFVRGGFELPVGGGRGLTLIRAANVLRQYPEAEVVPAWRRLCARLAPEGLLVEGTCDEIGRRHVWVALGPEGPRTVTFAARLATLAAPSDLAERLPKALIHRNVPGEGVHAFLTDFDRAWATAAPYGALSARQRWIRAVRALAADWPLADGPRRWRQGEVTVRWSALAPHTTPSTFR; translated from the coding sequence ATGCCGCCGCGTCCCCCCGTACCGTCCCGTCCAGTCGGTACGGTCACCCGCGGGACGACCAACCCGAACCGGCTGCGCCGGATGGACCGCTGGATCGCCGCCGCGCACGGCCCCGCACTCCGCCGCTCCCCCGCCCCGCCCGTCGCCGTCGACCTCGGCTACGGCGCGGCGCCCTGGACGGCCGTCGAACTGCTGGAGCGGCTGCGCGCGGTACGCGGCGACGCGCGGGTGTACGGCGTCGAGATCGACCCGGCGCGGGTGGCCGCCGCGCACCCGTACGCGCGCCCGGGCCTGGCCTTTGTCCGCGGCGGCTTCGAACTGCCCGTCGGCGGGGGCCGCGGGCTGACACTGATCCGCGCGGCGAACGTGCTGCGCCAGTACCCGGAGGCGGAGGTCGTCCCGGCGTGGCGGCGGCTGTGCGCGCGGCTGGCGCCGGAAGGACTGCTGGTGGAGGGCACCTGCGACGAGATCGGGCGCCGCCATGTGTGGGTGGCGCTCGGTCCGGAGGGCCCGCGGACGGTGACCTTCGCAGCCCGCCTGGCCACCCTGGCGGCCCCCTCCGACCTGGCCGAACGGCTGCCGAAGGCGCTCATCCACCGCAATGTGCCCGGCGAAGGGGTGCACGCCTTCCTCACCGACTTCGACCGGGCCTGGGCCACCGCCGCCCCCTACGGCGCCCTCAGCGCCCGCCAGCGCTGGATCCGCGCCGTACGCGCCCTCGCCGCGGACTGGCCGCTGGCCGACGGGCCCCGCCGCTGGCGCCAGGGCGAGGTGACGGTCCGCTGGAGCGCCCTCGCCCCGCACACCACGCCGAGCACCTTCCGCTGA
- a CDS encoding CHAD domain-containing protein, with protein sequence MGRSRDVVVESGRGTREPPRHAGAAGGTAADPAVDRAAEAAPGAATVPAGPGAAPVGTAAEVLGGYLQERAAEFLRGLRTHAPGTGAGAGSAGAGPGGTAGAADPARAAASVGVLRSAARRMNGVLVTYRSLLDPVWADNLRTELSWLAGVVAREYACADRLERLSLALHRLASGAAGRGEGTDPASAEAAGRTPGSPGGGRRAAGGGAATRERGALPVGAARAGALLERRLTLARTRAHSAALQALGSARFHAVADAVALLASETPFRPGGDADRPAAVLTPSAEQARRRLDEAVAALPLSRAGAPYNADGLSRSLGTEARQDAAWDHVRVLLRVHRYAQEVLGPHAVPDPRLRPAGEALERHHEAAAAAAAAASAAATPRIAPATAYALGVLHADQRHEVEAARFTFGRHWTRTHPEGAPS encoded by the coding sequence ATGGGACGGAGCCGGGACGTGGTCGTCGAGTCCGGGCGCGGCACGCGGGAGCCCCCGCGGCACGCCGGGGCGGCCGGGGGCACGGCGGCAGATCCGGCCGTGGACCGGGCAGCGGAGGCAGCCCCGGGGGCGGCCACGGTGCCCGCGGGCCCGGGGGCGGCGCCCGTCGGGACGGCTGCCGAGGTGCTGGGCGGCTATCTCCAGGAGCGCGCCGCGGAGTTCCTCCGCGGGCTGCGCACCCACGCGCCGGGCACCGGCGCCGGTGCGGGAAGTGCCGGAGCCGGCCCCGGCGGGACGGCCGGTGCGGCGGATCCCGCCCGGGCTGCCGCGTCCGTCGGCGTCCTCCGCTCCGCCGCCCGCCGGATGAACGGGGTGCTCGTCACCTACCGTTCGCTGCTCGACCCGGTCTGGGCCGACAATCTGCGCACCGAACTGAGCTGGCTGGCCGGGGTGGTGGCCCGCGAGTACGCCTGCGCGGACCGGCTGGAGCGGCTGTCGCTCGCTCTGCACCGGCTGGCGAGCGGCGCGGCGGGCCGGGGCGAGGGCACCGACCCGGCATCCGCCGAGGCGGCCGGCCGGACCCCCGGCTCCCCGGGCGGCGGGCGGCGAGCCGCCGGGGGCGGTGCCGCCACCCGCGAGCGGGGTGCCCTGCCGGTGGGAGCGGCCCGCGCCGGGGCCCTGCTGGAGCGCCGGCTCACCCTGGCCCGCACCCGCGCCCACTCGGCCGCGCTCCAGGCGCTGGGCTCGGCCCGGTTCCACGCGGTCGCCGACGCGGTGGCGCTGCTGGCCTCCGAGACACCGTTCCGCCCGGGCGGTGACGCCGACCGGCCGGCGGCGGTGCTCACGCCGTCGGCCGAGCAGGCACGCCGCCGGCTCGACGAGGCCGTCGCCGCGCTTCCGCTCTCCCGCGCCGGAGCCCCGTACAACGCCGACGGCCTCTCCCGCTCGCTGGGCACCGAGGCACGCCAGGACGCTGCCTGGGACCACGTCCGGGTGCTGTTGCGGGTGCACCGCTACGCGCAGGAGGTGCTGGGCCCGCACGCGGTGCCCGACCCGCGGCTCCGCCCGGCGGGCGAGGCCCTGGAGCGGCACCACGAGGCCGCCGCCGCGGCAGCCGCTGCCGCCTCCGCCGCCGCGACCCCCCGCATCGCGCCCGCCACCGCCTACGCCCTCGGCGTCCTGCACGCCGACCAGCGCCACGAGGTCGAGGCCGCCCGCTTCACCTTCGGCCGGCACTGGACCCGCACCCACCCGGAGGGTGCCCCCTCCTGA